The proteins below come from a single Corylus avellana chromosome ca3, CavTom2PMs-1.0 genomic window:
- the LOC132175465 gene encoding protein LATERAL ORGAN BOUNDARIES-like, translating into MASSSSYNSPCAACKFLRRKCTPGCIFAPYFPPEEPQKFANVHKIFGASNVTKLLNELLPHQREDAVNSLAYEAEARVRDPVYGCVGAISFLQRQVQRLQKELESANADLIRFACNEINPTANLPPPPSITPRPRSSSLGFYQQPPAFPLPYPLPWNDTSDPSGNINDGGEGNM; encoded by the coding sequence ATGGCTTCATCCAGCTCCTACAATTCTCCTTGTGCTGCCTGCAAGTTCTTGAGGAGAAAATGCACTCCAGGCTGCATCTTTGCACCCTACTTCCCACCAGAGGAGCCCCAAAAATTCGCCAATGTGCACAAAATATTTGGTGCAAGCAATGTGACAAAGCTCCTGAATGAGCTTCTCCCCCACCAGAGAGAGGATGCAGTGAACTCTCTGGCCTATGAGGCTGAGGCACGTGTAAGAGACCCCGTTTATGGCTGTGTTGGTGCCATCTCATTCCTCCAGAGACAAGTTCAAAGGCTCCAGAAGGAACTTGAATCAGCCAATGCTGATTTGATCAGGTTTGCTTGCAATGAGATTAATCCAACGGCTAATTTGCCTCCACCCCCATCAATCACTCCTCGCCCAAGATCATCATCACTTGGGTTTTATCAGCAGCCTCCTGCTTTCCCTCTCCCTTACCCTCTTCCATGGAATGATACTTCTGATCCTTCTGGGAACATCAACGATGGAGGCGAAGGCAAtatgtga